CAGCAAATTGCACCGTTCTGGTTTGGGACATTATTTTCATCATATCGAAGTGATGTCTGACAAACAAGAAATTGATTATCAAAAACTATTAGGTCGTCTGGACATTCAGCCGCATGAATTTTTAATGATTGGAAATTCGTTAAAATCAGATGTTTTGCCTGTTCTGGAAATTGGAGGTTACGCCGTTCATATTCCGTTTCATACTACTTGGGAACACGAAAAAATAAGTCATAAGGTAGAACATGAACATTTTAGTTCGTTCGAAAAAATTACCGAAATAGTTCATAATTTACTATAATGAAAACACTTTTAGATTTAGAAAACTGGAATAGAAAAGAGCATTTTACACATTTCAGTAAAATGGAAGAACCTTTTTTTGGCGCAACTGTCGAGATTGATTGCACCAAAGCTTATCAAACAGCAAAAGAATTCAAAGCTTCTTTCTTTATTTATTATTTACATAAAACTTTGGTGGCTGTAAACTCAATCGAGAATTTCAAATACCGAATTGCCGAAGACAAAATCTATATAAATGATCGTATCGATGTTTCGGCAACTATTGGTCGTGAAGATGGTACTTTCGGATTTTCGTTAATCGAATATAATCCTGATTTTAGAATCTTCGAGCAAAATGCTTTGGCAGAAATTGAACGAATTCAAAACACAACCGGGCTTTTTACAAGATCGTTTGATGACGATAATGTCATACATTTCTCGGCGATTCCGTGGTTGAATTTTACTTCGCTTTCTCATGCCAGAAGTTACACTTTTCCGGATAGTTGCCCTAAAGTTTCTTTTGGTAAAATGATTACTTCAGAAACTGGAAAAAGAACTATTGCCATGTCGGCTCATGTACATCATGGTTTGATGGATGGACTACATTTAGGTCAATTTGTTGATACACTTCAAGAATTAATGAATGGGTAAAAAACGGAATACCCATTACCTTATTCTGTTGTTTTTATGACTTATTAAGAACGCTATTTCTTACAATTAATTGTTTGTTTGGGAAAAATTTAAATCTCAAATTAATATGAAAAAAATTGTAACAATGCTAGCATTTTCAGTAGGTCTGGCAAATCTATATGCGCAGACCGCTACAGAAAAAACTACAGAAAACAACTACAACAAGTGGTCTATTGAATTAGCCGGAGGGGTAAATAAACCTCAAAGTCCTATGATGGAAAATTATTTTACTTCGACACCAAGCTTTTGGGTAGGTGATTTAGGAGTTCGATATATGTTTAATAACAAGTTTGGTTTAAAAGCCGATTTTGGTTATAACAGTTTTACCGGAAAAAACAATTCAATTGACTTTGATTCAAAATATTACAGAGCAGATTTACAAGCTGTTGCAAACTTAGGCAGAATCATGAATTTTGAAACCTGGACTAAAACAATTGGATTATTAGGTCATGCCGGTTTTGGATTGGCTCAATTAGAAAACAAAGATCTACATGTTAAAGACAGAATGGGAAATTTTATTGCTGGTATAACTGGTCAAATAAGATTATCTGACAGATTTGCTTTAACCGGTGATTTTACAACTATTGTAAATGCTTCACAAGATTACACTTTTGACTGTGGATGTCCAGTAGACTCAAGAGGTTTTAACGGAGTTCTTTTTAACGGAACTGTTGGTTTAAATGTTTACTTAGGTAAAAACACAAAACATGCTGACTGGGTTGTTATTTCGCAGGATTTTGATAGCTCTGCATTAGAAAGTAAAATAGCAAATCTTGAAAATCTAGTAAGCAAAATGCCGGAAAAACAAGTAATTGTAGAAAAACCGGTTACTACAACAATAGTAAATGACAAGGATCTTATTAAAGAAATGATCGATGCTAAATATTACAGCGTTTATTTTGACTTTAACAAAGCTACTCCTATTGAAAACTCAACAGCTGCAATTGATGTTGTTTTGACTTATTTGAGAAAAAATCCTTCAGCTTCTCTTGATATTTTAGGTTATGCAGATCAAGTTGGTAGCCAGGAATACAATGATAAGTTATCAAATTTAAG
This genomic window from Flavobacterium sp. 9 contains:
- a CDS encoding chloramphenicol acetyltransferase, which encodes MKTLLDLENWNRKEHFTHFSKMEEPFFGATVEIDCTKAYQTAKEFKASFFIYYLHKTLVAVNSIENFKYRIAEDKIYINDRIDVSATIGREDGTFGFSLIEYNPDFRIFEQNALAEIERIQNTTGLFTRSFDDDNVIHFSAIPWLNFTSLSHARSYTFPDSCPKVSFGKMITSETGKRTIAMSAHVHHGLMDGLHLGQFVDTLQELMNG
- a CDS encoding OmpA family protein, which translates into the protein MKKIVTMLAFSVGLANLYAQTATEKTTENNYNKWSIELAGGVNKPQSPMMENYFTSTPSFWVGDLGVRYMFNNKFGLKADFGYNSFTGKNNSIDFDSKYYRADLQAVANLGRIMNFETWTKTIGLLGHAGFGLAQLENKDLHVKDRMGNFIAGITGQIRLSDRFALTGDFTTIVNASQDYTFDCGCPVDSRGFNGVLFNGTVGLNVYLGKNTKHADWVVISQDFDSSALESKIANLENLVSKMPEKQVIVEKPVTTTIVNDKDLIKEMIDAKYYSVYFDFNKATPIENSTAAIDVVLTYLRKNPSASLDILGYADQVGSQEYNDKLSNLRANNVKTILEKAGISSSRLNVVAQGADTSIQKDSEEARRLARRVTFKIK